Proteins from a genomic interval of Cuculus canorus isolate bCucCan1 chromosome 19, bCucCan1.pri, whole genome shotgun sequence:
- the LOC128854089 gene encoding uncharacterized protein LOC128854089: MASGEDFRSRGGRVSQGVVCGAGGARGARGCGLRGAAWAWRARERQGASGARAAAGWRAREGRVVMASGGDFRSRVLPGVVGYAVWRAAGGRCVEGGRGSGGGAVRGGGARGEGAGAARGGPARGEGGRGAARGGRARQDGRATGGACRGRERQGGSVRGVGAVGCGGRGVLLGSGTVGVAGGGIGVCLVIQF, from the coding sequence atggcgtccggggaggacttccggtcccgcggcgggcGCGTTTCGCAGGGGGTGGTgtgcggggcgggcggcgcgcgCGGTGCGAGGGGTTGTGGACTGCGGGGGGCGGCGTGGGCGTGGCGGGCGCGCGAGCGGCAGGGCGCCTCGGGGGCGCGAGCAGCAGCGGGGTGGCGCGCGAGGGAGGGGCGGGTGGTGATGGCGTCCGGGGGCGACTTCCGGTCGCGCGTGTTGCCAGGGGTTGTGGGCTACGCGGTGTGGCGCGCGGCAGGGGGGCGGTGCGTGGAGGGCGGGCGCGGGAGCGGCGGGGGGGCGGTGCGCGGAGGAGgggcgcgcggcgagggggcgggagcggcgcgTGGAGGGCCGGCGCGCGGCGAGGGCGGCAGGGGGGCGGCGCGTGGAGGGCGGGCGCGGCAGGATGGGCGCGCGACCGGTGGCGCGTGcagggggcgggagcggcagggggGCAGTGTGCGCGGGGTGGGGGCTGTAGGGTGTGGCGGGAGGGGAGTGCTGCTCGGGTCGGGGACGGTGGgcgtggcagggggtgggataGGTGTGTGCCTGGTGATTCAGTTTTAA